From Zingiber officinale cultivar Zhangliang chromosome 5B, Zo_v1.1, whole genome shotgun sequence, the proteins below share one genomic window:
- the LOC121984339 gene encoding uncharacterized protein LOC121984339 isoform X2, with protein sequence MVSREHKRVALHEKLQLLRAVTRSHADASKYIEELKKKVDMLNQEIECTQSSIRDKALPDVTVETLQRGFLINVSSMMSYPGLLVSILEAFDQLGLSVVQARAACTDSFHLEVVGGDIVETMDAHVVKQAVLNAIKVCSGTIED encoded by the exons atGGTCTCTCGGGAGCACAAGAGAGTCGCCTTGCATGAGAAGCTGCAGCTCCTCCGAGCGGTCACACGCTCTCATGCA GACGCATCAAAATACATTGAAGAGCTAAAGAAGAAAGTAGATATGCTGAATCAAGAAATTGAATGCACGCAAAGCAGTATCAGAGACAAAGCATTACCTGAT GTGACTGTTGAAACCCTGCAAAGAGGATTCTTGATAAATGTCTCTTCAATGATGAGTTATCCAGGATTGCTTGTCTCCATTTTGGAAGCCTTTGATCAGCTGGGACTCAGCGTGGTGCAAGCTAGGGCGGCCTGTACTGACAGTTTTCATCTAGAAGTGGTGGGAGGAGAT ATAGTAGAGACTATGGATGCTCACGTGGTCAAACAAGCAGTTCTGAATGCCATCAAGGTTTGCTCTGGAACCATTGAAGATTGA
- the LOC121984339 gene encoding uncharacterized protein LOC121984339 isoform X1, translated as MVSREHKRVALHEKLQLLRAVTRSHALNKTSILQDASKYIEELKKKVDMLNQEIECTQSSIRDKALPDVTVETLQRGFLINVSSMMSYPGLLVSILEAFDQLGLSVVQARAACTDSFHLEVVGGDIVETMDAHVVKQAVLNAIKVCSGTIED; from the exons atGGTCTCTCGGGAGCACAAGAGAGTCGCCTTGCATGAGAAGCTGCAGCTCCTCCGAGCGGTCACACGCTCTCATGCA CTGAACAAGACCTCTATACTGCAGGACGCATCAAAATACATTGAAGAGCTAAAGAAGAAAGTAGATATGCTGAATCAAGAAATTGAATGCACGCAAAGCAGTATCAGAGACAAAGCATTACCTGAT GTGACTGTTGAAACCCTGCAAAGAGGATTCTTGATAAATGTCTCTTCAATGATGAGTTATCCAGGATTGCTTGTCTCCATTTTGGAAGCCTTTGATCAGCTGGGACTCAGCGTGGTGCAAGCTAGGGCGGCCTGTACTGACAGTTTTCATCTAGAAGTGGTGGGAGGAGAT ATAGTAGAGACTATGGATGCTCACGTGGTCAAACAAGCAGTTCTGAATGCCATCAAGGTTTGCTCTGGAACCATTGAAGATTGA